The Lycium ferocissimum isolate CSIRO_LF1 chromosome 1, AGI_CSIRO_Lferr_CH_V1, whole genome shotgun sequence genome includes a region encoding these proteins:
- the LOC132059321 gene encoding bifunctional adenosine 5'-phosphosulfate phosphorylase/adenylylsulfatase HINT4 isoform X1, whose protein sequence is MIGRMTRGVLSECIFCQIANNSSTSTTLLHSDDKVVAFRDINPSAFRHYLVIPKQHIPTVKDLQRNQEDFSLASHMLDVGKSLLHRDAPQSKHYRFGFHQPPFNSVDHLHLHCLALPYTPSWRCMKYLSLGPLGGFIEAEKLLDRIKPRILHPSSM, encoded by the exons ATGATAGGAAGAATGACTCGAGGGGTATTATCGGAATGTATATTTTGCCAGATTGCTAATAACTCTTCCACCTCCACCACTCTCCTTCACTCC GATGATAAAGTCGTTGCATTTCGAGATATTAATCCTTCTGCCTTCAG GCATTACTTGGTAATTCCAAAACAACATATTCCAACTGTCAAAGACCTTCAGAGAAACCAAGAAGACTTCTCCTTAG CAAGTCACATGTTAGATGTGGGAAAGAGTCTGTTACATAGGGATGCACCTCAGTCCAAGCATTACAG ATTTGGTTTCCATCAGCCTCCGTTCAACAGTGTTGATCACCTCCACCTCCACTGCTTAGCACTTCCTTATACTCCAAG CTGGAGGTGTATGAAATACTTATCATTGGGGCCACTTGGTGGATTTATTGAAGCTGAAAAGTTATTGGACAGAATAAAGCCACGAATTCTTCATCCCTCATCAATGTAA
- the LOC132059321 gene encoding bifunctional adenosine 5'-phosphosulfate phosphorylase/adenylylsulfatase HINT4 isoform X2, with amino-acid sequence MQDDKVVAFRDINPSAFRHYLVIPKQHIPTVKDLQRNQEDFSLASHMLDVGKSLLHRDAPQSKHYRFGFHQPPFNSVDHLHLHCLALPYTPSWRCMKYLSLGPLGGFIEAEKLLDRIKPRILHPSSM; translated from the exons ATGCAGGATGATAAAGTCGTTGCATTTCGAGATATTAATCCTTCTGCCTTCAG GCATTACTTGGTAATTCCAAAACAACATATTCCAACTGTCAAAGACCTTCAGAGAAACCAAGAAGACTTCTCCTTAG CAAGTCACATGTTAGATGTGGGAAAGAGTCTGTTACATAGGGATGCACCTCAGTCCAAGCATTACAG ATTTGGTTTCCATCAGCCTCCGTTCAACAGTGTTGATCACCTCCACCTCCACTGCTTAGCACTTCCTTATACTCCAAG CTGGAGGTGTATGAAATACTTATCATTGGGGCCACTTGGTGGATTTATTGAAGCTGAAAAGTTATTGGACAGAATAAAGCCACGAATTCTTCATCCCTCATCAATGTAA
- the LOC132031164 gene encoding vesicle-associated protein 1-2-like has translation MSNAEPELLTINPLELKFPFELKKQISCSLQLSNKTENHVAFKVKTTNPKKYCVRPNTGIVLPRSTCDVIVTMQAQKEAPADMQCKDKFLLQSVVASAVTNPKDITQEMFNKEPGRIVEECKLRVIYLPPPQPPSPVAEGSEEGSSPRQSLTENDQQNGSELTRTFLETHDKSSEAKSVIYRLTEEKAGALHQSNRLRQELEFLRRDISKSRSGGVSFMFVIIVGLLGVTLGYILKS, from the exons atgaGCAATGCAGAACCAGAACTTCTCACCATCAATCCTCTTGAGCTCAAATTCCCAT TTGAGCTGAAGAAGCAGATTTCTTGTTCCCTTCAATTGtcaaataaaactgaaaatcaTGTTGCTTTCAAG gttAAAACAACGAATCCCAAGAAGTATTGTGTTCGTCCAAACACAGGCATTGTTTTGCCTCGATCCACTTGTGATGTCATCG TAACAATGCAAGCACAGAAAGAGGCCCCTGCTGACATGCAATGCAAGGATAAGTTTTTACTCCAGAGTGTGGTCGCAAGTGCTGTTACCAatccaaaagacatcacccaAGAAATG TTCAATAAGGAGCCTGGACGCATTGTAGAAGAGTGCAAATTGAGAGTGATTTATCTTCCCCCACCACAACCACCATCGCCCGTGGCAGAAGGATCAGAAGAAGGTTCTTCACCAAGACAGTCCTTGACAGAGAATGACCAACAAAATGGTTCTGAG CTTACACGAACATTCCTTGAAACTCATGACAAATCTTCAGAG GCAAAGTCAGTCATTTACAGATTGACAGAGGAGAAAGCTGGTGCTCTACATCAGAGCAACAGACTTCGTCAAGAATTG GAATTTCTGAGGCGCGATATCAGCAAAAGTCGCAGCGGTGGCGTTTCCTTCATGTTTGTCATCATTGTTGGCTTGTTGGGTGTAACTTTGGGCTACATTCTCAAAAGTTAA